In Jaculus jaculus isolate mJacJac1 chromosome 11, mJacJac1.mat.Y.cur, whole genome shotgun sequence, the following proteins share a genomic window:
- the LOC123464458 gene encoding dnaJ homolog subfamily A member 1-like produces the protein MQIRIHQIGPGMVQQIQSVCMECQGHGERISPKDRCKSCNGRKIVREKKILEVHIDKGMKDGQKITFHGEGDQEPGLEPGDIIIVLDQKDHAVFTRRGEDLFMCMDIQLVEALCGFQKPISTLDNRTIVITSHPGQIVKHGDIKCVLNEGMPIYRRPYEKGRLIIEFKVNFPENGFLSPDKLSLLEKLLPERKEVEETDEMDQVELVDFDPNQERRRHYNGEAYEDDEHHPRGGVQCQTS, from the coding sequence ATGCAAATAAGGATTCATCAGATAGGACCAGGAATGGTTCAGCAAATTCAGTCTGTGTGCATGGAGTGCCAGGGCCATGGAGAGCGGATCAGTCCTAAAGATAGATGTAAAAGCTGCAATGGAAGGAAGATAGTTCGAGAAAAGAAGATTTTAGAAGTTCATATTGACAAAGGCATGAAAGATGGCCAGAAGATAACATTCCATGGTGAAGGAGACCAAGAACCAGGACTGGAGCCAGGAGATATTATCATTGTGTTAGATCAgaaggaccatgctgtttttactcGACGAGGAGAAGACCTTTTCATGTGTATGGATATTCAGCTTGTAGAAGCATTGTGTGGCTTCCAAAAGCCAATATCCACTCTTGACAACCGAACCATAGTTATCACCTCTCATCCAGGTCAGATTGTCAAGCACGGAGATATCAAATGTGTGCTAAATGAAGGTATGCCAATATATCGCCGACCATATGAAAAGGGACGCCTAATCATCGAGTTTAAGGTAAACTTTCCCGAAAATGGCTTTCTCTCTCCTGATAAACTCTCTTTGCTGGAAAAACTCCTTCCTGAGAGGAAGGAAGTAGAAGAGACTGATGAAATGGATCAGGTAGAACTAGTGGACTTTGATCCAAATCAGGAAAGACGGCGCCATTACAATGGAGAAGCATATGAGGATGATGAGCACCATCCCAGAGGTGGTGTTCAGTGTCAGACCTCTTAA